A segment of the Necator americanus strain Aroian chromosome IV, whole genome shotgun sequence genome:
aacgggagcgCAGGTGATACAAGTGATACAAAAAGAAGCTCTAGAATCAGAAGTAGGGAAGTAGCCAAAAAGGATTTGATCTCATATTGAAGGAGTTCGTTAGTGAATACATTTGCTCGTTAAAGAAAGctaatatgaaaataattgtttgtAAAATGTGGGCCAAAAAATTGCTGAtcctaatatttttattcagatTCTTCTCCATATCTAATTTCATCAACATTATTTCAATGTACTTTTCGTTGTACTTTGTTTACGTATTATTTGAAGTTGcgaaagtgagtttttttgccttttttaaaggcatcacctacGAATGAGTGGTGCGAGTTGGTTATGtttatacggggtcatagactatgaggaagagggtgattccgtctatatcttcctaattgccgttaaaaaaacggcctagaagatgcggcttcgagggGCGGgacgctatttcctacaacgagtgcgattggagcgcgcccacctgaaacccgcaccaccccagattcgtggggtgatgccctcaAGCTATGATTAACACTGGAGAGGTCCACAATATAATAGAATTCACGTAGCTCGTATAAAAGTAGACAAACACTGCCAGAAGCAAATAAATATCaggcacaaagaaaaaatatgttgcAAAATGTCTCTGAGATCTCAAATTCCACTAATTATCTTACCCTACAAACATTGTTTATTCAATTCCTGCAGGACTGCACATATTCTTATCTTGAACTATTttgcaaaacatttttaaaaagtggaaGTATTTGACTTAAAGAAAGATTTGTGTCAATTTTTTTGCGGCGGTTCAACTAGTGCTGTGGACGCAAGGCCACGCGAACCGTCAGGTGATTTATTTTAGGACAGACTGAAACCATATCGATTTGGACTGCTGTTCAAAATCCATGACACTATTGTTTCTATGCCTgcaaatcaaaaatttgtgTTGGATCTTGCAGTTGCCTTGGAATGGATTAAAGACGTTAATAATTTACCGGCGTCGAATGCAGCTATGTGTGAGTAAACAAATCAATGTATTGCTAACTTGTGCTATTAGCTTAGCATTGTGAACCTTTACTGATAATATTTACtcttgcaaatttttcttgaatctgCACAATGTAGTCAGCAGCCAATACTTTTCAAATGCTTCTGTTGGGCCATCGTTGTGGTAAAAGCAAACCTAGGTGGTACAGAATAAAGTAGTTAACATAAGAAAGAATAGATGAAGTAGTTTTGCAGTCTATCTCAATTTTTTGCTCATATGGGAATTTCTAATTGTTTCGTTGTACTCAAGCTATGTTTTTCAACCAGAAAAGACAGTGCTGTTCGACGAATATCGAAaggaacgaaaacaaaacgaaaatgaTGTAAGTTAAATGGGAGTATGCACTGCAAAATTTAATACGTTTGTGCTGTTGAAAGCTGAACCTAAGTCACTTATTATGTTTCACAAAATCTTGAAACAGGCGTATTAGAAGATATGAATATTAGGACGCTAGAATACTGCAAAAAGAATGAGTCTAATATGATGCAACAAGtttgaatgtccggctaaagccgaatttcagactttctgtgattttagctttgcttcccttcactgatcaatgaaagttcatagtagtggcattttctctaaaactagatttgcgttttttttaaacaacgctttctttctctttttttattgcaaattaaggcgaaagattacagaCTTTTCCTTCTAAATGCGTCAATTTTAGATTTGGACAATATTCAACCATAAATttcaaacactctttcgataccaaaaaaatatagatgcatttgaaagcattactcgaagtacggatgttcctcctgatttcccccaacagttatgaAAGAATGATGCTTTAACATAGAATGACGTAAACagcatcatcgtactgataaagataacgttctacgtcagattatgtaaactgttcgctactgtttaagcatgcatgtttccactttctgaagaaggcgtgCTActaacttgaggcgaacgaagaaggaaatagaaacgcggaggagtcataaaggtgaaaagcaaagcgccaagtggccacggctatgaaacatcccattaccttttgcgacatgcacacgaagttattgcgcaccatttcgatgccgtgggacccgtcgcattccccttttcgaatttcgtgattcacacacacacacacacccccacacacacacaccccacacacacacacacacacacacacacacacacacacacacacacacacacacacacacacacacacacacacacacacacacacacacacacacacacacacacacacacacacacacacacacacacacacacacacacacacgtgacagaataagcccgttattatatatcatgattatgACTTTGTGGGGACCAATTCTCGCGCAGCAGAACCATTCAAGTACCAGGCGCCTAGATTCTTAAGATATTACTTCCTGTATAAGCAGCTAACATCACCACCTTACCAAAATTTGTGAAGTGCGAGAGCGAAAAGTTACGAGTTCTTATTCTGAAGTGTTCAGCAATTCTTCTAAGTGATCTTTAGTCAGTTTTGTTACTTCGCCATTATTAATCTTTCTAATGCTGGTGCTTTTGACTCTTTCAGTTTCAGGAGCCTGAATCACTGAAAGTCGTTTCTACACAGCAAGAGGAATATCTCAATTCCATATCAGAATCATAGTAAGTTCCATCAATCGATATATTGTTATGTAGGAAATATACTGGGGAAGAATACAATCTAAATGAGGAAAAACATCTATGTGCGTACTACTATTGTAAAACGCGCAACAAAAATACTGCTTTTTTCCTGATAGGTGTTGAAGCCTAAACGCTAGTCGTattcataaaatttaaatcctAATAAGATTGACTTGCAGACAAAAGTTTTCTGTTcaaatcctcaaaattttcagtgaGGATGTCCAGCCCAAGGGAAAACGTACGACATCCTATTTGCATGTAAGAACGTCACTTTGTTCAAGTCTGgattagactttttttttctccggaaaCTTTCTATTGAAGTTCTGTGCTGAATAGTTACTAACTCCCTATAGATGTTATGCAATTTCACTACAACCTTCACTTATGTTCTCGCCAAAGTTCTGGTTTTTTATGCGAAAAATTGGACTTACAGCTTCGCTAAGAACTCATCTTCCCCCGTATCGTATGCTTGCAACAAGTCCGACTTCTCAGCTTCGTCTTCTTTGCGTAGTTCGGAAGATGTTGATGATTGATCCTGAAAGTTGAAAACTTTGTTCCCTACAATTGCACATTATTCAATTCAGTTATAATTCTCCCTTCCATACGGTGGTAATATACAACATTAAGATCAGTATTTGTACGAGACAATAcagaataaatatttcatcGCATTAcctcgaaaaaagaagagtcaCTACCTCACATGATACAGAAGTTTATTTTGAACAATATTCTTTTCAAGAATGGAACTAGAATCCAAATAAAATTGTACTCCTGTTCTGCATTTCATACTATTTCATCGATCGTAGAGGAGGCTTTGAAGTTCGACATAAATGTCTTccgtatcatttttttttgaagtcgcAGAACTGCGGTGCG
Coding sequences within it:
- a CDS encoding hypothetical protein (NECATOR_CHRIV.G15303.T1); translated protein: MLQKLLSLEQGGLAIAGRPPTRHGRESVSSSEENRDQSSTSSELRKEDEAEKSDLLQAYDTGEDEFLAKL